The sequence ACTTGAATaggtgtatacatacatatacacaaaaaATATGACTAAGCTTGAAGACACACAAAAGTCAAGCATTTATCACCAATAtttacattaaaattaattatatgcaAAGTTATGTTGGCTGGGTAACAAAGTGTgaacatacagtgtacaatgcTCCATGTATTCCTCCTCATTATATTGTTATAATGTAGCGTTGCTTCAGTATTAGATTAGTATTGGACTCAAAAATTTGCCTTAGTATATATTTatctggatttgtgaaaagatcAAAGTATCTTTGTCACACagaaaatttgacccatttttttgaactttgaagggCTTCATATTTTAACTTTCTATTTATGGCAATGATGGCATATGATTGCCTGAAAATTTCcttgagtgtagctacagtatctggctgcatgttgatactaagagcaaatTTATCATTGTAAGgaatcaagtgttacatcattttgtttgctggtatataaaatgtgtgaaaaagtaccttttcacaaatcacACATAGTACAGTAAAAGTATATCTGGCCTATCATagtaaagtgttagtaatacCAATGTAATTTGAAAATGATTTAGTACAATATACATTTTATTACTAATCAGTAAGTATTACTTTCGGAAATGAATGTAAATACAGTAATTGATTAATTCAAAAGTCTTATATCACCACAAGAAAATTTAACGGTTAATATTATCTATATTTAAGATACACACAAGAATAAATGTTTAGCACTTGGGCCTTGTACACATCCACGTCTAAATAAGCAAAAACTCACCAAGTAATTAGATCAAAATAGTGTGCATTAAGATTATAGACCTGCTGGTAGGGAAATCCACTCAGCATTTACAACCCTTTGGGTGAAACATTGATTCTCAACTTGAGGGCTATTTTTGAAGTTTCAAGTGAAGAACAGGCTTAGGGTAAAATATTTTGAACAGCCAAGCTATATTTAAAAGCTTGTAAGTCTCACAAAGATTGTCCAATTTTTTACAGCAATAAAGACTTTGCATAATAGCGCTAGTTACTTTTTAGAGCAACGTCACTTGACAACATGGGATTTTCATCTGATATTTATACCAGTATAACAAATGTAAAATTCCTAGTAACTAGTAAGTATTTACAGGTAAATAATATAATAGTATTTAGTATTTCCTTAGTATACCACAACCTTAATAATACTTTCATGTTATAGtatatgtacgcattgagctggattcttaaaaataattaataactcacggatgcaattacacacgatcttgaaatttgctCATTTGTAGCAGCACTGCTttacccactaaaaatatttctaaatcttttcgttcaaatgtctgacacaatatttacagccaatcaaaattttcaccatatatttcctatggggaagtcATAAAAGTGCAATGTCCATTACAgacctttcccaaacttgtaatggaattAAACCGTACATGCTTGTTGTTggcacctttgctgtcaccactaatcatctggttggctgaaatgttgttaactctcttgagaaaaagaTCCACAttttaattttagctgtttttcaggatccatgcagctcaacttgtacatactatagtaagtAATTACTACTAACAGCAAAATAGTATTAGTGATAGTATGTATATTATTAGAACAACACTACTATAGAGTGGGTGATTCATTGGTGACATGATACACTGCAGAACAAAATTTGAGTAAGTCAGTATCAAGGTATATATGACCCAGGCTTGGcctgcattatatataatattatttcattttaatttactCGTGCCATGCATTGTGCTACTAAGATTACTagaatcaagagtacataacaTAATAATAAATCAAGAGTAAGAGTACAAGAGCATAATATAATAGAAGAGTACAAGAGTACTTTTTACAAGACAAAAGTACTTTTTACAAGAGTACATTTTACAAGAGTACTTTTTTACATAATAATAAATCAAGAGTAAGACTACAAGagtactttttattattatgtactcttgctagaATGCATTTAGCTGCACATGTGAACTTAACTGCATATGTGAACTTAACTTATAAGGAATGGAGTTATGGCCTCATAGGCCCGTACAGCCACTTATAggtttattgtacatgtaaatgcgcatctataataataataatcagcaTACACATTCAATGAATTAGTTAATACTCTATATCTCCATCGAATGCATGTACAAGCCAAAACTGGCATTGTAACTGgattataattataacaaatgAAATACAATATTGCTATTTACTTATAGTTATGTAATATGTATAGAGACTAGAACAGGTCAATTATAAGAAATTATTACAGTGTccaaatatactgtacatatggtcATCATAATCATTCCAGCTATTTCTTACTGTGCTTTTAACCATGCACTGCATGCTGGCATgttaaaattattattgtaatttgtaaccTGTGTATTTTATACAGTTATTATTGCAATTCAAGTGCTAGCTGCTTACTTGGAGGAAGACTATTTAGATCAGCTACTATACCTAGCATGACAGCCAGGGCTCACAGCAGTGAGTCGCATTCCTAAGAAAATGCAAAGCACAATAATAAGCAAATACAGTGTGTTGTCTACATGTAAGAAGGTTTTGCAGTTTTTAATAGGAAAATGCATTGTACCTGTACTTGAGAAACTATGGTATAAACACACTAATGGTCGAGCCAAGATGTACATAATTCTGTGCCTCCTTCAAATTTTTGCAAAGTAATGTCATTggtgattgaaatactctaatagagcagtcacaacacATAGACTTCCATGGCCCTAGCTATGTTGGTAAATTCaaagcaaaattaataatgctTCAGCTATTTTTCTGGCAAAAATAATGAGTATATGATTATGGGATTGCTGGAACAACTATGCTCAGTTGTCTATATAAGTCATATCAATTTATTACAACAGACTCCTTGCGTCATTTAACATACTTAAAGGTGGGCATGGTGGCAGAGTGTGAGTTATTATATATCTACATGATGAAGAGCATTAAAACATGATCACAATGCTATCATTGTTTTTGATTTTCAATGCAAAAGTGGCCGTCATGTTTAGTTTCACAACTGCAGCTTGCAACATTAATTGTGAAGGCTACCACCAACACATTCTGGTATAGAGCAGCAGCCAGTGTAGACACATATATACATGAAGCCAATGTTTATAGTATTGAATTGAGTAAAGTTGCACAAAAAATTAGAAACATTGATGAATACTTTCCAACAAAACTATAGCTGCATATATCATGATACTGGACATGTTGAAACTTTAATAGCTTTCAACTCTTAGACAATGTGTATCATGTGGTACATTCATTTCAATCATTTGCTAGTGGCAACAACTAAGGGAATTCCTGTAGTTACTTTTATTCTTAGTAAAAGTTATATAATAAACGATTTATGTACATTATATCACACAGCAAAAATATTACCTATATTTATACTAACTCCATCTTTAGTCAGTCTAATCAAAAAACTCCCACATATATACCAAGGCAAAATAGGCCACAAATCTATAGCTAAATGACTCCAATGCTATTCAGAGTTGAAGCCTGTGATCTGATAAGTAAAACTGTTGGATTAGTAGTTCCAACACAAaaacatagatggaataaataTAGGCAGTATTTTTGATGTATGATGCATGCTGTGTCAGTTCTGTAAAGGAAAAATGCTTCTAGCACAAAAAACATCTAACTCTTCACTGATGTTTTCTACTGCAGCATAGGAATGCTAAATTACATGAATTTTGAACTCTCAATCAATAAACAATTTAGGTTACACAAAAAGCACAGaagtaaaaatatatatatagttaactTTTAATTGCTActtttattatttgtttttaaGCAATCTTCTTTGAATTTTTCCACTTGGTGATTTTGGTATTTCTTTGATAAACTTTACTCCTCCTTTTAACTGTTTGTGTTCTGCTACTTGTCCCTTCACAAAATCCTCCACTTCTTGTTCACTCAGCTCATCACTACTCCTCACCACAAATGCTCGGGGAAGCTCACCAGATCTCTCATCATCAACACCTTGTACAGTGACACTACTAACATcatctggatcatgtgatcccctTACCTATAACTGCCACATCAGAGATGTGTGGATGTTGGAGAAGAAGAGCCTCCAGTTCTGCTGGAGCTACTTGAAGACCTTTCACTTTGATCAACTCCTTCAACCTGTCAGTTATGTAGAAGAGGTTGTTCTCATCATAGTAACCTGcaacacacacactggcacaaTTAAGTTAACGTCCAATATACTATTCAATCATACACACAAGGAATATACTAACAACCAAAATATCTATAGGTTATCAAAAAGTATCATTATGCCTATACTCTTAGTGTAATGCCCTTAGCTGGTCCATGTAGAAAATTGTGGGCTAGATATGTTGCAAATTGCTAAACCAAGTAGTGTTAACTATATTATgggactgggcctgcgaaaatagggcatgtgactAAAAACTACATTCTACTACATGAtagatcatatctcagtactggaatgaAATATCTGCATTTTGTAacatgaaagtgtgaaaaagtattCACATTTATGTGCCCACTTGATGTATCACAAATCCCTAAAAACCACACATGCAACAAAATGCATCTCACCATCACTTACCAAGATCCCCAGTGCTCAACCATCCATCTTTAATGCTAGAAGCTTCAGCTGGAAGACTGAAATAACCCTTCATCACCTAGACAGAATGTATGGAATGAGAAGACACAATTATACCATTAtaaacatgtatacatgtaagcGTAATATGGTGCAATATATGTGACCTGTTGAGCAAAAACCGGCTGTTTTCGCACATgcctcgaattccattttattgctccTCTGTTatgtatagtaacaaaggagtggatagccaaagtttcagccttttgtgatgaatagtcttggagttaccCCTGTATAGTGCTGGACAGTTGGAGCAGGAATAAATTCGAtttatacagcaacaatatggcaaataaaatacaggtgcttatttaatcgatcataactcacgactgaaacaagctacgaatACAGCGTTTGGCTCACTCTGTTCACCGTGAACTGGCACATCGATCAAGGTAGAGTATTTTTCGTGTACATCTCCGTGTGGGCAAcgaagaaggccatttcaacaattaaatgatGATGGTACACTTATTTCTACTGCCTCgtaaataaacacacatagCTCGCGTACCATACACTGTACAAACACttaacaaagatattcttacttcCAATAAACAAGAGAATCTGGTGGTGTATAGATTTTTactgatttgagctttgtttcaatACATACCGAAGCAATTAAACCATCCATATattttttatgtagcacacgtatttttacccagtttatttcaatacgtttttatagcaaaatagaattttgcgaaaacgaccggtttttgctcagtgggtcacacaTGTATCTACTAGCTAGCTTACAATACAAGCACTGTGATGTAGCATATAAAATAAAGTAGTGCATGGACAATCAATCAATTTTCATTGTTCAGTATATCAGACATTAATTTAATCATCAAGCTCTTAAACAGCCTAAGCCACAACTTTAAATTGATAGTCAGTACCATCAATATATCAATATTACAACATACTGTATCGTATTACAATTTAGTTAAAGTATCATGGGAACTCAACTACCTGACTCTTGTTTATATGAAATTGAAAATGACTTATTCAATTAGAACATTACAAGTGTcagtgaataataataataaagtaagTGGCTGAGTACGTATTTGAAAGAAGTTCTGTAGTGGGCTTCAactatccaaacaattcacttatctgatcATAGTCATAAGGTTTAAATAAACAACGGTCCGCTATATATTGATACATATAACCAATCACTAATCCCTACAAAGAGATTAGCATTAGGGCATTAAGGTGCAGACACGCACACAAAAAATGTACGCATTAGGACATGTATGCTCCATGTTCAAGTGCATGCACAAAACTAGGTATATTGGAACATGATTTCAGTAATAGTAATCGATAAAAAATGTTGAAGTGTCCTGATTACTTTTGATGACTTGGTAAGGATACTATCGAGATCATTGCCAAGTGGGCAAATTacacaggtgtcctcattttcaaacGTCATAATTAACAGATTCTGTAGTACAACTATACACAGAAACAGTGGACAGTCTATAAAGCATACCTGAGGCCCTTTGACAGTCACTTCACCACGACAATGTGGACCCACTGCCTTGCCACTATCAACATCTACAATCTTCACTTGAGTGTTCTGTATGGGTACTCCTATAGTGTCCAGATTATCCACATCTCTTGGGTTAAGATGACAAACAGGACTTAGTTCGGTGCAGCCGTATCCCTGACGCAGGATACGTGTTCCCAACCGGTTCATAGCTTGACGTGATAATTCACCATCAAGTGGAGCAGCTGAGCACGTTATATGTCGTAAAGTTGAGATTTTGTAGTCATCTACTATTGGATGCTTAGCCAAGAAAAGTACAAGAGGTGGAGCCAAAAAGGTGTCTGTTACTGAATATTTCTTTAGGCTACTCAAGAATAAAGCAGGCTCAAATTTTGGCAAGACCACCAGTGGTGCTCCCTGATAAAAGCAGATACAAAGAATACATACCATGCCATATATGTGGTAGAATGGCAGCACCCCAAGAACACAAGAATCTGGAGCATAGAAATCTAAAAATTGTGGATGTGTTAATTGAAGAATATTGGCAGTTACATTGTAGTGAGTCAGCATTACTCCTTTAGGGAAACCTGTGGTACCACTAGAATACGGCAACACACCTATGTCTTCTTTGGAAACTATTCCAATTCTGTGTGGAAATCTTGATCCACTGTCATTCACTAAACTCTGGTAGGATATCATATTCTTCCCTTCTCCCACACCTCCATCATCACCCAGTAATATCAACTTCTCTACACAACCTGCCTTACTGGCTGCTTCTTGTATTGTTGGTAACAAGGATGGTATGGTGGCTACGTACTTTGAGTTTGAGTTCTTAAACTGGTAGGCTAACTCTCCTGCAGTGAAAGCTGGATTACAAGTACTGATAATCCCTCCCATGGCAAGTGTAGAGAAGAACattgtacagaattccacactGTTGGGAGAAACTAGTGCTAACACATCTCCCTTCTGCATACCACTCCTCACTAGACCAGATGCCATATTAACCACTGACTCCTGTACTTCATTGTATGAGTATTCCCTTCCTGTAACACCATCTATTAGAGCAGTCTTCTTGCCATACTTGGGAAAGTGCTGGAATACATGATTGTAGAGGTCAGTCTCAGGGATATGCACATCATCATACGGGCAAGTTATAATGAAATTATCAGGAATGGACGAGCTCGATAAGCGACGGCTGTTGCTGGAGATGGGGACGATCAGTGGAACCCGAAGTCTCGTCAATCTTAGACTGGTATTAGCTGCAAGGCGAAAATAACACATAGCTCTATGCATGATGCAATTCCGTACGGCAGTGAATTGAGAATCACCTCGACAGTCACAAAACTACTTACTGAGGGTGTGTTTGCACAACACGTGATCTTTTAGTGGTGCGCGTTAGATGGAATCAATATTATAAGTGCGCATTACTTAGAAAATCTTGAATTGCAGCGGTAAGGAGGGCAAAACGGCATCTCCGTTTTGTAATGGAAGAAGATGAGGACGTATTGGacctgtttgctgatgatagtGACCCTTTATTCACCGACGCGGGCGACAAGGTGAATGTTAAAGGCTGCCAGCCCAAGCAAGAACAAACTTCAGACACAAAACCTCCAACCAAACCAGCAGACGAGGCTGCCGCTTTGGCCGAATTACCGGACTACACACCAATTGAGAAAGACAAAAGTGGAAACGTGGAAGGCAGTAAAGTGGAAGTAAAAGAAGATGCAAATATTGTTGATGATGCGAGCCAACTTAAGTCAAAGATTGATATGTCACTTGATGAAGTAGTACAGACTAATCAGAAGAGAGAAGAAAGGAAAAGACATCGACATAATTCTGACATTCAGGAGGTGCATGGCACTACTAGGGGTCACAAGCAGAAGTACATGATCAAAAATGGAGTGCAACTTTGCCTGCGTCCTAGACGAGATATTACCGAATTGTCACCACAAGAAGCTGGTGATGATCTAGCAAGATGTCTGGATGAAGTGAGTGCTGTAATAAGGTAGTGTGTTTGTTATGCGACAGCATATGCTAAATCTCTCTGATAATACCGACTTTGCATTGTATTCATAATTTGCACAGCTTGGAGCTATGCTAATGTGTATATGCAATTGGGACTTGGATAAGAGTTCCAACTATTAGTATGCACTTTTTAGGGTCTCCAGTTCCACTGTAAGTGACTCTTGAAAATCTAGATTTTGTGCATTGTGAGCCAACATTGAAAATAGAAAAAATCCCGACAATTCTTGCCTGATGGCTATGATCAGGTGCATGTACAGCTGGAAGTGCTACATGACAAACATGTGTCAGGTGCCAagttgtttatcatgtttaAACATTACTCAATGATGGGCTTGAGAATTTATTGAACACATAGAATcatgtgtaatgttaaattaAGGGTTTAAAATCTTTAAAATCATGTTTTGTCACTACTACCATAATTTTACTCTTGCTGTAATGTAAACAGTGGAAAGTGCCTATGCATGATCCATTAAGAATGACAGTGTAATGTTAACttctgtatagagggaaactaaACTTAGGCAAATTTGGCAATTTGTTGTAAATTTGCCAACGTTTAACCTGTCAATCACTGAATAACTTGTAGCGCCTCACATCagtatctttatagctaaacattgaGGTTGAATCCGCAAAAGTTTTATTTCCCAAATGCAATTTAATTTACAATTCGCCCctaccaaagtttccctccatatggTGAATGTACAAAGAACTGGAGGGTAAAGAGCTGGAGAATGAATAACAACTGCAAGtttaacaaatcacctgtagtaCTTGGTATCATTTTGCTTCAGTGGAACTCTGTATTCTGGATGCTATGTTGCTTGGTTAAATGCTGTACTTccaatagtagccacacttatagtatgttcacgttgagctgaattcATTAGCAACATTGCATGTGATCTTATGTTCTAGACATCATAGTAGACACTAGTAATGAAAAGGTGGGACATTTCCATCTTCAATCAACTGAATATGGCAGAGGAGTCTTTTACTGATACCTTTATCTGCCTAAATATTTACAAGCAgacttataatttttgttgcatATGCACAAGTTGTATTTCCATATTTGATCATGAATTGGAAACCACGATAAATGAAATGTATTATGAAGCTCTAGATGTGGTATTTTTCTAGGACTGTACTCTGAAAATGGTAGAATTGGATGTGAAAATAGACACAGAATATGTGACCGGCTGAGCAAAACCCCATTGTTTTTTTAGAAATTTGCTGAATTCCATTTGATTGCTTCCATAATGAAAAGGGAGTGAATtaaaaaatgcaaaaaaaatcatttttacACAGTTTCGCAAAGGTTTCTTCGCTCCAAAATTTTCCACTATGTGGTTATACCAAGAATGCTGAAGTTGTAAGCTGTAAAGAGAAGTGACCATTTTTGGTAAACCATTAATAACTCTAAAATTCTGTGGAAGTGTCAGTGGTTTTTTAGATCTTCAGTGTCTGCACTTCTAGCTACACCAGGCTACTCATGACAAGTGGTACAGTgttgtaatagtatagtattatATATCCACCCAAATCTGCCTACGCAGTTTTAGTGTACTTTTTGTAATTGAACCAGTTTTTATCTAGAACACTAGCAAGATTCTACCAAGAAAATCCCAACTACAAATTCTTTGTGACAGGCCAAAATTTCTCTATCAGGTGGATGCTTGAGTGAGGGAAGTCACTTTGACCCTCAATTTATATCCCATATTATACAGAAGTTACTTGGTGAAGACAAGGAACTTTGAACTTGAATTCCACCCACGACATTGTACTATAGAGTCATCATTTCTAAACATTAtcaattatgtatgtataattcTCAATATCACGTATTAAattaatactgtacattattgGTTGTGTTCTCTTCTCTGTTTCAGCCAAAGAAGATATTAATGAGTGATACTATAAGAACTGTTGGGTTGGAGATGGCACTGGACTTGTTAGCTGAGACTACCAAGATACAGGAAGATGGTGGATTGATTACACAGGATGGAAAGTATGTTGACGCATACAGTtagcgtgcgtgcgtgcgtgcgtgtgtgtgtgtgtgtgtctattaTTGAAAAGAAGTGACATGCTTTATGTTCACACTGATTGCTCTACTCACACAAAGCAAAATCAGAGCCTTCAGCTGCCACTACGTTGTCACgctgcccagtggccagcacCGGGACACTCAGATGCTATAAGTCAGTGTAGGCATGCCCTCCCGGGGTAGGACTAGTATCCCGCAGGAGGCTgcaccatgtctcacaggtttaggtgtgggcacccgaagtcccacctggaccttcaactgctataCTGTATGAGACATGGATAGTTGAGCAATTGCTTtcccagttggcaccaggccaccaagtccccattttaacagctgggtagactggagcaatgtgagtaaagtttcttgtcaAGGAAGCAACTAAAGTGGCCCAGCTGgaaatcaaacctggaacctttcgattacTAGGCAGACACCCTAACTACTTGGCtatgctcccccccccccccccccccacacacacacacacacacacactagggcTTGACAGTATTGGAATTTTACTGCCCAATATATCGTGTGATATTGCTAATTTTATCATGATATTTACAGGTGACTGTTATTTaagagtggttgactgttctattagggtatctcgatcttctaCAATTTTGGACTTGCAAGTACCAGGCACTTGTCTCCAGAAGCATCACGTGTTTGTTATATAATAATCTTCTGACCTCAAAagagctgtcacaaacacttaTTATTGGTGAATACCATGGTAATATTGatatggtttttttttttcatgttttttttCATTGGTATGATACATGTACCACAGCACTACTATAATGCTGAACACACAAGTACCCTGTGGTTCAAATAACACTGTACCAAAAATATATTAATTTAGAAAATGCACAGTGTTATGGAGCACATCACTGCTTATGACAGGGGCAAATCCAGGGGGAGGGGGAGTCTTTGGGGTCTTGAGAGACCCCCCCCTTAAAGTTGAACCTCAAGCAGGAAATCCAGGAGAGAAAGCAAGGAGGAAAGCAACAATgcgaaaagattgatatactctaatagagcagtcatgaacTGTTCATATAGCACTAAGGAAGTAAATGGCATTTTTAGTCACTGATATTGTTGTATAGGTGCATCTGACTTGTAAAATCTTCTATATATAGTAATGTGTAACTGCtggtacttttcttttgtggtaatgCACATGACTTCACCCAACATTTGGTCTATATGGGTGTGTGATATCACTCGGCTGTTCTTGACACCTCACCAAGAAGACACAGAATGAACTGAACTCCAATCCCCGCACTCGGCAGTATAAATTACGGAGTGACACAGGAGTTAGCTATTTCAGTAGTTCTTCAAAAGGAGTGTGATGAACAAGAGTTCCATCATTCATAATAGCCAGGAAGTTGTATATGTAGTTAGTAAGCTAGATCTACAATAGCATAGTATAGCAACAAGCTGTTcaaacagcagtgtagctagctagttagctagataCATACATCATTCTTCTTTAAGTTTGCttaagggcacattttatgtatgaaGATTACAGCCATACGCTGGGTGCACATGTGAACTTCAGAGGTGTTACCCTCCACCCTGCTCAGAGACCCCCTCTTGAAAAACCCTGGATTTGCTCCTGTATGAACCAGCTATTACCCTGTTAGTTATACAAGTCATTACATAAATACTTAGCATCCTGGACAGATAATGCATTTAAAACTTGGCTCTCAAGTTAGCCGCTGGTAgaggtactgtatgtactatgcTGCATGATAGATCACTAAGGGATGTTTTCAGTGTGCTTTGTTTTCTGTagcatgcgtgtgtgtagtgtgtgtctgtctgtgtgtggggagggggggtggggggtgaTAAGCTTATCCATCCGTTTATCAAATAGTGGAATGTTattcaataactctaatagaacatacacatgaATACTGTACAAAATACTTCAGTCACTTTTGGACAAGTACCTGCTATATAATTTGCCACCACTCTGCAAACTACTTGCTCTTTTTTGTAGAGAATTTCAAAATCTATTCACAGAGGAAATAGCCACAAACATGACCCATTAAAGTTAGTAGTCCAGCTTTTTTCTGTCACTATTTTGGTCCTGTCGTACAAGTTATGAAAACCTCTGTACAAGACATCAGTATTTTTGTAGTGATTAATATTTCTATaatcaatttatttcaagacaaaTCAATGCAATAAATGCATGCCATGTTCCAGTGCATATGTGGTACTGCACCTTTACAAACCTCCCAAAGTTTGTTGaagcatacatacatgtacaacagACATCTTTAGAGCTATGAATAAGAACTGCG comes from Dysidea avara chromosome 4, odDysAvar1.4, whole genome shotgun sequence and encodes:
- the LOC136254075 gene encoding probable 4-coumarate--CoA ligase 1 — encoded protein: MHRAMCYFRLAANTSLRLTRLRVPLIVPISSNSRRLSSSSIPDNFIITCPYDDVHIPETDLYNHVFQHFPKYGKKTALIDGVTGREYSYNEVQESVVNMASGLVRSGMQKGDVLALVSPNSVEFCTMFFSTLAMGGIISTCNPAFTAGELAYQFKNSNSKYVATIPSLLPTIQEAASKAGCVEKLILLGDDGGVGEGKNMISYQSLVNDSGSRFPHRIGIVSKEDIGVLPYSSGTTGFPKGVMLTHYNVTANILQLTHPQFLDFYAPDSCVLGVLPFYHIYGMVCILCICFYQGAPLVVLPKFEPALFLSSLKKYSVTDTFLAPPLVLFLAKHPIVDDYKISTLRHITCSAAPLDGELSRQAMNRLGTRILRQGYGCTELSPVCHLNPRDVDNLDTIGVPIQNTQVKIVDVDSGKAVGPHCRGEVTVKGPQVMKGYFSLPAEASSIKDGWLSTGDLGYYDENNLFYITDRLKELIKVKGLQVAPAELEALLLQHPHISDVAVIGVDDERSGELPRAFVVRSSDELSEQEVEDFVKGQVAEHKQLKGGVKFIKEIPKSPSGKIQRRLLKNK
- the LOC136254076 gene encoding phosphorylated adapter RNA export protein-like, which gives rise to MEEDEDVLDLFADDSDPLFTDAGDKVNVKGCQPKQEQTSDTKPPTKPADEAAALAELPDYTPIEKDKSGNVEGSKVEVKEDANIVDDASQLKSKIDMSLDEVVQTNQKREERKRHRHNSDIQEVHGTTRGHKQKYMIKNGVQLCLRPRRDITELSPQEAGDDLARCLDEPKKILMSDTIRTVGLEMALDLLAETTKIQEDGGLITQDGNPKRPGGVFISLLKQRITDDQRKSIFERDRKLENQTKKKKKKRKVLEDREKAEKFKKRMDQELSNIERKRWNETKKSLPDIGLDKRYGLDVADLEDGEMMEVDVPELPTDNSKTDSNEFDNTQVTQPIKMEMTNGDNE